A genomic stretch from Erigeron canadensis isolate Cc75 chromosome 9, C_canadensis_v1, whole genome shotgun sequence includes:
- the LOC122581676 gene encoding auxin-induced protein 22D-like — translation MDQKKSTLNLFEDIDFTTELRLGLPGTDDQPDIKTSLSGTKRSSSEIGSSISTDENESTFSPPSKEQVVGWPPVRSYRKNVLQGKKMDMGLGIYVKVSMDGAPYLRKMDLKMYKSYEELMNGLQEMFKCKIGLYSEREGYNGSQHAPTYEDKDGDWMLVGDVPWDMFINSCKRLRIMKSCEARGLGA, via the exons ATGGATCAAAAGAAAAGCACTTTGAATCTTTTTGAGGATATTGATTTTACAACCGAGCTCCGATTAGGCTTGCCCGGAACCGACGACCAACCCGATATAAAGACGAGTCTTTCCGGTACCAAAAGAAGCTCATCGGAAATCGGATCAAGTATTTCCACAGATGAAAATGAATCCACATTTTCACCACCCTCCAA GGAACAAGTTGTGGGGTGGCCACCGGTGAGATCATACCGAAAAAACGTACTTCAAGGGAAGAAAATGGATATGGGTTTAGGAATATATGTGAAAGTTAGCATGGATGGGGCTCCATATTTGAGGAAAATGGACCTCAAAATGTACAAAAGTTATGAAGAACTAATGAATGGTTTGCAAGAAATGTTTAAATGCAAAATAGGATTGTACTCAGAAAGAGAAGGATACAATGGCTCACAACATGCACCAACCTATGAAGATAAAGATGGAGATTGGATGCTTGTTGGAGATGTACCATGGGACATGTTTATTAACTCTTGCAAAAGACTAAGGATTATGAAGAGTTGTGAAGCTAGAGGGCTTGGTGCATGa